The following coding sequences lie in one Niabella agricola genomic window:
- a CDS encoding FN3 associated domain-containing protein → MKQLKWREIIFNACIALNGLLLILVIFDRYLKIPAVLQVAGRAHPLVLHFPIVLLLLAFLFEMQLRAPRHAALQQLADGLLLAASFTTVVAALMGILLSKETGYDPAAIGVHKWMGVLSAFISFLWYSFRNQIRAHSSRVIAAGLLSTTVLLIAGHQGATITHGDNFLLSPVISADKGPEVPLEAAVIYTHLVQPILKNKCMSCHNSNKAKGELVMETTRLLLKGGKNGKLWDTAAADLGLMMQRIHLPPESKEHMPPRGKPQLTEEEARILYLWIKGGAHLTKKVTDLPGNDTLRMIAARLFKSGEPEDYDFKAAAEQLVAELNTTYRVITPLSQGSPALAVNFYGSSRFHSAQLKELEKIKDNIVSLQLAKMPVTDADLKTIGTFAHLRTLNLAFTAVKGDGLRHLSSLQYLKQLSLSGTGVRPAQLSALAPLKDLRSVQVWNTAFTAQDLAALKNRFPKTDFDLGYKGDTVIAKLSTPVLKTEQRIFKNTLTIEIKNPVKGAETRYTLDGSEPDSLRSPVYTAPVTLHKAATLKARSYLAGWITSDPANETFYKSSIQPDSIRLITPPSKEYLARARNGKALIDGQLGKENPGTREWVGYREAPFEALLFFKAPVTISTVTFSSLVAIDSYVMPAHELQVWGGPAVESLKLLGHSEPRQPAAPAPAYTTGYECRFTPQPVHVIKLIAKPVNRLPSWHRGKGDKGWIFLDELLLN, encoded by the coding sequence ATGAAGCAACTGAAGTGGCGGGAAATTATTTTTAATGCATGCATTGCCCTGAATGGCCTCTTGCTTATACTGGTTATTTTTGACCGTTACCTTAAAATACCGGCCGTTCTCCAGGTTGCCGGCAGGGCGCATCCATTGGTACTGCACTTTCCTATCGTGTTATTGCTGCTCGCCTTTCTATTTGAAATGCAGCTCCGTGCACCCCGGCACGCGGCGCTTCAGCAACTTGCTGACGGTCTGCTGCTGGCTGCTTCCTTTACTACGGTTGTGGCCGCCCTGATGGGAATCCTTTTGTCGAAGGAAACAGGATATGATCCTGCAGCCATCGGCGTGCATAAGTGGATGGGTGTTCTTTCTGCTTTTATCAGCTTCTTATGGTATAGCTTCCGCAACCAGATACGGGCACACAGCAGCAGGGTCATTGCAGCAGGGCTTTTGTCAACCACTGTATTGCTGATTGCCGGACATCAAGGTGCTACCATCACGCACGGCGATAATTTTCTTTTATCCCCGGTTATTTCGGCCGATAAAGGCCCCGAAGTACCCCTGGAAGCCGCCGTTATTTATACCCACCTCGTGCAACCGATCCTCAAAAACAAATGTATGAGTTGCCACAACAGCAATAAGGCTAAGGGTGAACTGGTAATGGAAACCACCCGGCTACTCCTCAAAGGAGGAAAGAACGGAAAACTGTGGGACACCGCCGCCGCCGACCTTGGGTTAATGATGCAGCGTATCCATCTTCCGCCCGAAAGCAAAGAACACATGCCCCCCAGGGGTAAGCCCCAGCTTACAGAAGAAGAAGCCCGCATCCTCTATTTATGGATAAAGGGCGGCGCCCATCTCACAAAAAAGGTAACCGATCTTCCCGGAAACGATACGCTCCGGATGATTGCCGCCAGGCTCTTTAAAAGTGGCGAACCCGAAGATTATGATTTTAAAGCAGCAGCTGAACAACTGGTAGCGGAGCTCAATACAACCTACCGGGTCATTACCCCGCTGTCGCAGGGCTCTCCTGCTCTTGCTGTTAATTTTTACGGCAGTTCCCGGTTTCATTCAGCACAGCTCAAAGAACTTGAAAAAATAAAAGACAATATTGTATCCTTACAGCTGGCCAAAATGCCGGTAACAGATGCGGATCTTAAAACGATCGGAACATTCGCTCATTTACGCACACTCAATCTGGCATTTACCGCTGTTAAGGGTGATGGGCTGCGGCACCTCAGCAGTTTGCAATATCTGAAGCAGCTCTCCCTCTCCGGTACCGGCGTACGGCCCGCGCAACTATCGGCACTGGCGCCGCTGAAAGACCTGCGATCCGTCCAGGTCTGGAACACCGCATTTACAGCGCAGGATTTAGCAGCACTAAAAAACCGGTTCCCCAAAACCGATTTTGATCTCGGGTATAAGGGCGACACCGTGATTGCAAAGCTGAGTACTCCTGTGTTAAAAACGGAACAGCGGATCTTCAAAAATACACTTACAATCGAAATTAAGAACCCGGTAAAGGGTGCTGAAACCCGCTACACGCTGGATGGCAGCGAGCCAGACAGCCTCCGCTCTCCCGTATATACCGCCCCTGTTACGCTTCATAAAGCAGCCACCCTTAAAGCGCGGTCCTATCTTGCCGGGTGGATCACCAGCGATCCTGCTAATGAAACGTTTTATAAAAGCAGCATACAACCCGATAGTATCCGGCTGATAACCCCACCTTCAAAAGAATACCTGGCCAGGGCACGGAACGGGAAGGCACTGATTGACGGACAGCTGGGAAAAGAAAACCCGGGTACCAGGGAATGGGTGGGCTATAGAGAAGCGCCTTTTGAAGCGCTCCTGTTTTTTAAAGCGCCGGTTACGATCAGCACTGTTACCTTCAGTTCATTGGTTGCCATCGACAGTTATGTGATGCCTGCACATGAACTGCAGGTTTGGGGCGGCCCTGCGGTTGAGTCGTTAAAATTACTAGGCCATTCGGAACCCCGGCAACCGGCAGCCCCGGCTCCGGCTTATACTACGGGTTATGAGTGCCGCTTTACACCTCAGCCGGTTCATGTAATTAAATTAATTGCCAAGCCCGTCAACCGCCTCCCTTCCTGGCACCGTGGTAAGGGTGATAAAGGCTGGATATTTTTAGATGAGCTGTTGCTGAATTAG
- a CDS encoding DUF4142 domain-containing protein, which translates to MMLLYGLSTGILSCNPRPADQKGTISDSNAARFKQRSSSTVAATLERDARFAVVAAGSGMTGAELGMVAADKAFEKLVRQLGDSMAHAYGAANAELKQIAAKKNISIPAAPPDGAVLRGLRSLKGAAFDDRYLQQVKKMQETDIEQFKRYISAGKDSDLLHWAILRLPALEAHLDYVKRIDSMVMQQRRTY; encoded by the coding sequence ATGATGCTTTTATATGGCCTTTCCACGGGCATTTTGTCCTGCAATCCGCGCCCTGCTGATCAGAAGGGAACTATCAGCGATAGCAATGCTGCACGGTTTAAACAGCGGAGCAGCAGTACGGTGGCGGCCACCCTGGAACGGGACGCCCGTTTTGCGGTGGTCGCTGCCGGATCGGGCATGACCGGGGCTGAATTGGGCATGGTAGCGGCTGATAAAGCATTTGAAAAGCTGGTGCGGCAGCTGGGCGACAGTATGGCACATGCATATGGAGCCGCAAACGCCGAACTCAAGCAGATTGCGGCAAAGAAAAATATCAGTATCCCGGCAGCACCTCCAGACGGAGCGGTGCTGCGCGGGCTGCGGTCATTAAAGGGTGCGGCGTTTGACGACCGGTACCTGCAACAGGTAAAAAAAATGCAGGAAACCGATATTGAGCAATTTAAACGGTATATCAGCGCCGGTAAAGATTCTGATCTTCTTCACTGGGCCATTCTCCGGCTGCCGGCTCTGGAAGCACACCTGGATTATGTAAAACGGATAGATAGTATGGTGATGCAGCAGCGCCGGACCTATTAA
- a CDS encoding PA2169 family four-helix-bundle protein → MNYQDHSMLLNDLIRINNDRIAGYEKITSELREGYDSDLKILFSKMILNSNDLNADLSKMVSFLGGEPATGTTGSGKLYRLWLDIKSAFTITTDRKTALKNGEQIEDAVQSAYDDALNEPGLPAEIETLLLSQKASLLEAHNQIKVLRDLQPG, encoded by the coding sequence ATGAATTATCAGGACCACAGCATGTTGTTAAACGATTTGATCCGTATCAACAATGACCGCATTGCAGGATACGAAAAAATAACCAGCGAATTGAGGGAAGGGTACGATAGCGATCTCAAAATCCTTTTTAGCAAAATGATCCTCAACAGTAATGATCTGAATGCCGATCTTTCAAAAATGGTTAGCTTCCTGGGAGGCGAGCCGGCAACCGGCACCACGGGTTCAGGCAAGCTGTACCGGCTTTGGCTGGACATAAAATCTGCCTTCACCATTACAACCGACCGGAAGACGGCGCTGAAAAATGGTGAGCAGATTGAAGATGCGGTGCAAAGCGCCTACGATGATGCATTAAATGAGCCCGGGCTACCGGCGGAGATCGAAACCTTGCTTTTATCGCAAAAAGCGTCCTTGCTTGAAGCACATAACCAGATCAAGGTATTGAGAGACCTGCAGCCGGGCTAA
- a CDS encoding DNA topoisomerase IB has product MRLATIHTTLPMTHHLSGILAGDPVKTAAAASLIYITANGSGIRRIKKGKGFIYLKDTLPVKDADTLSRIRSLVIPPAWRDVWICENPNGHLQCTGIDLKGRRQYRYHPIWSALRNETKFHRLVLFGKALPQIRKTIRKHLREKGWSKQKVLAAAVSIMDKTGLRVGNHFYEKLYGSFGLSTLQNRHLKIRGNQLLFSFRGKKGIEQRVTLRSARLARIIAKCREIPGKELFQYVDEAGQHQAIHSEDINTYIREVSGDLFSSKDFRTWVATVTCVEALLQAGPAETEKQKNECILQALDKVAATLGNTRAVCKKHYVHPLVLTAYETGRLFRYALRTATATPGNSRAESLLLKLLKKEAA; this is encoded by the coding sequence TTGCGTTTAGCAACCATTCATACCACCCTGCCCATGACTCATCACTTGTCCGGGATCCTTGCGGGGGATCCGGTAAAAACTGCCGCTGCTGCTTCGTTGATCTATATTACAGCAAACGGATCCGGCATCCGCCGGATCAAAAAAGGAAAGGGATTCATTTATTTAAAGGATACACTACCGGTAAAAGACGCGGATACCCTTTCCCGGATCCGGAGCCTCGTAATTCCGCCTGCATGGCGGGATGTATGGATCTGCGAAAATCCGAACGGACATCTCCAGTGCACCGGAATAGATTTAAAAGGCCGCCGGCAATACCGGTATCACCCAATATGGAGCGCATTGCGGAATGAAACAAAATTTCACCGCCTTGTGTTATTTGGAAAAGCACTGCCGCAAATAAGGAAAACGATCCGCAAACACCTCCGGGAAAAAGGCTGGTCCAAGCAAAAAGTACTGGCCGCCGCGGTTAGCATCATGGACAAAACAGGACTCCGGGTTGGTAATCATTTTTACGAAAAACTGTATGGTTCGTTTGGACTTTCTACCCTTCAGAACCGGCACCTGAAGATCCGGGGGAACCAGCTCCTGTTCAGTTTCAGGGGCAAAAAAGGAATTGAGCAAAGGGTAACACTCCGAAGCGCACGACTGGCCCGCATCATCGCCAAATGCAGGGAAATCCCCGGCAAGGAATTATTCCAGTACGTCGATGAGGCCGGTCAGCACCAGGCCATTCACAGTGAAGATATCAATACCTATATCCGGGAAGTATCCGGCGACCTCTTTTCCAGCAAGGATTTCCGTACCTGGGTAGCAACCGTTACCTGTGTTGAGGCATTACTGCAGGCCGGCCCGGCTGAAACAGAAAAGCAAAAAAATGAATGCATCCTGCAGGCCCTGGATAAAGTAGCCGCAACCCTGGGTAACACAAGAGCCGTTTGTAAAAAGCACTATGTTCATCCGCTGGTACTTACGGCTTATGAAACAGGAAGATTATTCCGGTATGCATTGCGAACTGCTACAGCGACACCGGGCAATTCCCGTGCAGAATCCCTGTTGCTTAAACTGCTCAAAAAGGAAGCTGCCTAA
- a CDS encoding alpha/beta fold hydrolase, protein MKTISYKDPVQQELIGIAYCDYGSGQPVVLIHGWPLSKEMWEYQWSDLVDNGNRVISYDRRGFGSSSKPWLGYDYDSLAADLDALIVNLDLREVILVGFSMGSGEVARYLKHYGRNRISSVVLISPVLPFLMKTNGNPSGVDPAVFSEMISGIKTDRIGFLETFLKDFFGTSLLNKPVDKPLQEYYRGLAARAAMHATVHCITSFSATDFRPDLEAMDLPVLLVHGDKDAVVPREASSDRLTELLPQVQYAVYADAPHGLFYTHRGRLNKDLVNFINGIPYQQDTQESLPPVIPPILF, encoded by the coding sequence ATGAAAACCATTTCTTATAAAGACCCGGTACAACAGGAATTGATCGGGATCGCCTATTGTGATTATGGTTCCGGTCAGCCGGTTGTGCTGATACACGGATGGCCGCTAAGTAAAGAGATGTGGGAGTATCAGTGGTCTGATCTTGTTGATAATGGTAACCGGGTAATTTCCTATGACCGGCGGGGTTTTGGAAGCAGCAGCAAGCCCTGGCTCGGATACGATTACGACAGCCTGGCAGCAGATCTGGATGCCCTGATTGTAAACCTGGACCTGCGGGAGGTAATACTGGTGGGTTTTTCTATGGGCAGTGGTGAAGTAGCAAGATACCTGAAACACTATGGACGCAACCGCATCAGTAGCGTGGTGTTGATTAGCCCGGTATTGCCCTTCCTGATGAAAACGAATGGAAATCCCAGCGGTGTGGACCCCGCCGTTTTTTCAGAGATGATCTCTGGTATTAAAACCGACCGGATCGGGTTCCTGGAAACTTTTCTAAAGGATTTCTTTGGCACTTCGTTGCTGAATAAACCGGTTGATAAACCTTTGCAGGAATATTACCGGGGGCTGGCCGCACGGGCGGCCATGCATGCTACTGTTCATTGTATTACCAGTTTTTCAGCCACCGATTTCAGACCGGACCTTGAAGCGATGGATCTCCCCGTGTTGCTGGTACATGGAGATAAAGATGCAGTGGTGCCCCGGGAAGCAAGTTCAGACCGGCTTACAGAGTTGTTGCCGCAGGTGCAATATGCCGTATATGCTGATGCACCTCACGGGTTGTTCTATACGCACCGGGGGCGGCTGAATAAAGACCTGGTTAACTTTATCAACGGAATTCCTTACCAGCAGGACACACAGGAATCACTACCGCCGGTCATCCCTCCGATACTTTTTTAA
- a CDS encoding DUF6766 family protein, which yields MKRKGFLYRNSLSIVLLALMCLFWFGQMLTGWKVFSEDQAELGLPAPGFWEYLHSGHFIQATFENWESEFLQMMLYVILTVFLRQKGSAESKSLDKAEDVDREPGPHPQAPWPVKKGGRWLWWYKRSLSLAFAVLFIASFLAHFYGSLKDYNQEAVEKGAPTATAFEYIREQRFWFESFQNWQSEFLAVASIVLLSIWFRQMGSPQSKPVDMANEEIP from the coding sequence ATGAAAAGAAAAGGGTTTCTTTATCGCAACAGTTTGAGTATAGTTTTGCTGGCTTTGATGTGTTTGTTCTGGTTTGGCCAGATGCTGACCGGATGGAAGGTGTTTAGCGAAGACCAGGCAGAACTGGGTTTGCCGGCACCGGGATTTTGGGAATACCTCCATAGCGGGCATTTCATCCAGGCTACTTTTGAGAACTGGGAAAGTGAATTTCTGCAGATGATGTTATATGTGATACTTACTGTTTTTTTGCGCCAGAAAGGATCTGCTGAATCCAAAAGTCTTGATAAGGCAGAAGATGTAGACCGGGAGCCGGGTCCGCATCCACAAGCACCATGGCCGGTGAAAAAAGGCGGCCGCTGGTTGTGGTGGTATAAGCGATCGCTTTCACTGGCCTTCGCTGTTTTATTTATTGCCAGTTTTTTAGCGCATTTTTACGGCAGCCTTAAAGATTATAACCAGGAAGCAGTGGAAAAAGGAGCCCCCACGGCAACCGCGTTTGAATATATTCGTGAGCAGCGTTTCTGGTTCGAATCTTTTCAAAACTGGCAAAGCGAATTTCTTGCTGTGGCCAGTATTGTATTGTTATCCATTTGGTTCCGCCAAATGGGGTCGCCCCAATCAAAACCCGTGGATATGGCCAATGAAGAAATACCCTAA
- a CDS encoding DUF4142 domain-containing protein, translated as MKTISTIFVTAMLLLSCGQHPKTPIAEADSTNQVKQDSSAGGLTVTADSISAAFLVRAADNTLKEGDLAALAQQKATIPTVKDFAGMLSREHKKLNETIKDLAAKKNITIPPVSGDERTMSRLSDRSGSGFDRAYINEVIDEHKSAVSRFEDAVKQAQDPDIKAFADQTLPELQKHLDSAKSIKEKYWK; from the coding sequence ATGAAAACTATAAGTACCATATTTGTGACAGCGATGTTGCTTTTGTCCTGCGGTCAGCATCCGAAGACGCCCATTGCCGAAGCGGATTCCACCAACCAGGTAAAGCAGGACAGTTCGGCGGGAGGCCTCACCGTAACTGCCGATAGTATTAGTGCCGCTTTTTTGGTAAGAGCTGCAGACAACACCCTGAAGGAAGGCGACCTGGCGGCACTGGCCCAACAAAAAGCCACGATTCCCACCGTAAAGGACTTTGCAGGCATGCTATCGCGGGAACATAAAAAATTAAACGAAACCATCAAGGACCTGGCCGCAAAGAAGAATATTACCATTCCGCCCGTATCCGGCGATGAGCGCACCATGAGCCGGTTATCGGATCGCTCCGGGAGCGGTTTCGACAGGGCGTATATCAATGAAGTAATCGACGAACACAAAAGCGCTGTTTCCAGATTCGAAGACGCTGTAAAGCAGGCGCAGGACCCCGACATAAAGGCCTTTGCTGACCAAACCCTTCCGGAACTTCAGAAACACCTGGATTCTGCAAAAAGTATAAAGGAAAAATACTGGAAATAG
- a CDS encoding DUF72 domain-containing protein, translated as MKKGKIYIGTSGWHYKHWKQVFYPDTVREPDQLAYYQSHFKTVEINNSFYHLPSPETFKAWRSAVAGDFVFSVKASRFFTHMKKLHVTKGDLQPFFKHVRQLKEKLGPVLFQLPPLWKVNPERLELLLQKLPRKYRYTFEFRNATWYDEQIYALLKKYHCAFCIYHLDKHLSPLMVTADFVYVRLHGPAGKYQGRYRTPVLKTWMKRCKEWQADGKDVYVYFDNDQEGYAVANARTLSGMLE; from the coding sequence ATGAAAAAAGGAAAGATCTATATCGGCACCTCGGGCTGGCATTACAAACACTGGAAGCAGGTATTTTATCCGGATACAGTGCGTGAACCAGACCAGTTGGCGTATTACCAAAGCCATTTCAAAACAGTTGAGATCAACAATAGTTTTTACCACCTTCCTTCTCCAGAAACCTTTAAAGCGTGGAGGTCGGCGGTTGCCGGGGATTTTGTTTTTTCGGTAAAAGCCAGCCGTTTTTTTACCCATATGAAAAAGCTGCATGTTACCAAAGGCGACCTGCAGCCTTTTTTTAAACATGTGCGGCAGCTAAAGGAAAAACTGGGGCCGGTATTGTTTCAATTGCCTCCGCTGTGGAAAGTAAATCCCGAACGGCTGGAGCTGTTGCTGCAAAAGCTTCCGCGGAAATACCGGTACACTTTTGAATTCCGGAACGCTACCTGGTATGATGAACAGATTTACGCGTTGCTGAAAAAATATCATTGTGCCTTCTGCATTTATCATCTTGATAAGCACCTGTCACCATTGATGGTGACCGCCGATTTTGTTTATGTCCGGCTGCATGGTCCTGCCGGGAAATACCAGGGCCGGTATCGTACTCCTGTATTAAAAACCTGGATGAAGCGGTGTAAAGAATGGCAGGCTGATGGAAAGGATGTATATGTGTATTTTGACAATGACCAGGAGGGATATGCAGTAGCCAATGCAAGAACCTTATCCGGCATGCTCGAATGA
- a CDS encoding dodecin family protein — translation MPVVKVTEVIGSSPESFEGAIQNAVNEVSKTIRNMDSLYVKDFKVHLNEGGIESYGVICKISFRVEETS, via the coding sequence ATGCCTGTTGTAAAAGTCACCGAAGTGATTGGCTCCTCTCCGGAGAGTTTTGAAGGTGCCATTCAAAATGCCGTAAATGAGGTTTCAAAAACGATCCGGAACATGGATTCCCTATATGTAAAGGATTTTAAAGTGCACCTGAATGAAGGGGGGATTGAGTCGTATGGTGTCATCTGTAAGATCTCTTTCCGGGTTGAGGAAACATCCTGA
- a CDS encoding SRPBCC family protein produces the protein MKGVQKSIEVFKRSPLVFDLFVNRLHNWWPRAYTWSGDALVEIRIDARVDGWCTETGPLGFRCDWGRVLQVVTGEKLVFLWQISPLRTPEPDPDKASLVQVQFEVIEQGATRVTLWHTGFENHGEGAADYARNMDSDKGWKYILETFAQFAGNYTAPV, from the coding sequence ATGAAAGGCGTACAAAAAAGCATCGAAGTATTCAAACGAAGCCCTCTTGTTTTTGACCTTTTTGTAAACCGGCTTCATAACTGGTGGCCCCGGGCATATACCTGGTCCGGGGATGCATTGGTTGAGATCCGGATTGATGCCAGGGTTGACGGCTGGTGTACGGAAACCGGGCCGCTCGGCTTTCGCTGCGATTGGGGACGGGTGCTGCAGGTGGTAACCGGAGAAAAGCTCGTTTTCCTCTGGCAGATCAGTCCATTAAGGACACCCGAACCTGATCCCGACAAGGCCAGCCTGGTACAGGTACAGTTTGAGGTGATAGAACAGGGCGCTACCCGGGTAACGCTTTGGCACACGGGCTTTGAAAACCATGGAGAAGGAGCCGCTGATTATGCGCGGAATATGGATTCGGATAAGGGATGGAAATATATCCTGGAAACATTTGCACAATTCGCAGGCAATTATACAGCGCCGGTTTGA